A stretch of the Snodgrassella alvi genome encodes the following:
- the metG gene encoding methionine--tRNA ligase, whose protein sequence is MTQQRKILVTSALPYANGNIHLGHMVEHIQTDIWVRFQKARGHECYYVCADDTHGTPVMLAAQKQGISPEEMITRVREDHLADFSGFGIGYDNYYSTHSPENEALSRSIYLALKANGKIESRTIEQLFDPEKNLFLPDRFVKGECPKCHAQDQYGDNCEVCGTTYSPTELIEPYSAISGATPVLKESEHFFFKLGECADYLKQWTAGSTQLADGRMQSHLQAEALNKMKEWLDDDNLSDWDISRDAPYFGFEIPDAPGKYFYVWLDAPIGYMASFKNLCTRIGVDFEQWFQPNTDTEMYHFIGKDILYFHALFWPATLKYANMRAPTGVFAHGFLTVDGQKMSKSRGTFITARSYLEQRLNPEWLRYYFAAKLNSKIEDLDLNLNDFIARVNSDLVGKYVNIAARAAGFISKRFQGKLTDVSTSSLLPQLQAQSETIAASYEAREYARALREIMALADVVNEYVDANKPWELARQEGQEARLQQVCSELINAFRILTVYLSPVLPQLATEAAAFLNVAPLKWSDSISVLPAGHSINTYQHLMQRVEQKQIDDLIAANCQNIQPTAEVPAASYEPVAATASFDDFMKIDMRVAKVMSCEKVEGSSKLLRFQVDLGFEQRTIFSGIAASYPEPEKLVGRMVIVVANFAARKMAKFGMSEGMITSAAGNGKLFLLDVDSGARPGMKVG, encoded by the coding sequence ATGACACAACAACGCAAAATACTGGTTACCTCAGCTTTGCCGTACGCCAATGGCAACATACATCTGGGACATATGGTAGAACACATCCAGACCGATATCTGGGTACGTTTTCAAAAAGCACGTGGCCACGAATGTTATTACGTCTGCGCTGATGATACTCACGGCACTCCGGTAATGTTGGCGGCACAAAAGCAAGGCATCTCGCCAGAAGAAATGATTACCAGAGTACGGGAAGACCATCTGGCCGACTTTAGTGGTTTCGGCATTGGCTACGATAACTATTACAGCACCCATTCTCCAGAAAACGAAGCTTTATCACGCAGCATCTATCTGGCCTTAAAAGCCAATGGCAAAATTGAAAGCCGTACGATTGAACAACTATTCGATCCAGAAAAAAATCTTTTTCTGCCAGACCGCTTTGTAAAGGGCGAATGTCCAAAATGCCATGCACAAGATCAATATGGTGATAATTGTGAAGTCTGCGGCACGACTTATAGCCCAACTGAGCTAATTGAGCCGTATTCAGCGATTTCCGGTGCTACACCGGTACTGAAAGAATCAGAACACTTCTTCTTCAAACTTGGCGAGTGTGCTGATTATCTGAAGCAATGGACTGCCGGCAGTACTCAGCTGGCAGATGGCCGCATGCAATCTCACCTGCAGGCAGAAGCCCTGAATAAAATGAAAGAGTGGTTAGATGATGACAATCTGAGTGATTGGGACATCAGTCGGGATGCTCCTTATTTCGGCTTTGAAATTCCGGATGCACCGGGCAAATATTTTTATGTATGGCTGGATGCCCCAATTGGCTATATGGCCTCCTTTAAAAATCTGTGTACCCGTATTGGCGTTGATTTTGAGCAATGGTTCCAACCTAATACCGATACCGAAATGTATCATTTCATTGGCAAAGACATTCTCTATTTCCATGCACTATTCTGGCCGGCTACATTGAAATATGCCAATATGCGCGCACCAACCGGTGTGTTTGCTCATGGTTTTCTTACCGTTGACGGGCAGAAAATGTCTAAATCCCGTGGTACATTCATCACTGCACGTTCTTATCTAGAACAACGCTTGAATCCAGAATGGCTGCGTTATTATTTTGCAGCCAAACTCAACAGCAAAATTGAAGATCTGGATTTAAATCTGAATGATTTTATTGCCCGCGTGAACAGCGATTTAGTCGGCAAATATGTCAATATTGCCGCCCGCGCAGCTGGTTTCATCAGCAAGCGTTTTCAAGGTAAATTAACAGACGTCAGCACCAGCTCATTACTGCCGCAGTTGCAGGCACAGAGTGAAACCATTGCCGCCAGCTATGAAGCACGCGAATATGCACGCGCTCTGCGTGAAATCATGGCACTGGCTGATGTGGTGAATGAATATGTCGATGCCAACAAACCATGGGAACTGGCACGGCAGGAAGGGCAGGAAGCAAGGTTACAGCAGGTATGTAGCGAGCTGATTAATGCTTTTCGTATCCTGACAGTGTATCTGTCACCTGTATTACCGCAACTGGCCACTGAAGCGGCTGCCTTTCTTAATGTGGCTCCGTTAAAATGGTCTGATAGTATTTCTGTATTACCTGCCGGCCACAGCATTAATACCTATCAGCATCTCATGCAGCGTGTTGAACAAAAACAGATAGATGACCTAATTGCCGCCAATTGTCAGAATATCCAGCCGACAGCAGAGGTTCCGGCAGCCTCGTATGAACCAGTGGCTGCCACCGCTTCATTTGACGACTTTATGAAAATTGATATGCGCGTCGCCAAAGTAATGAGCTGTGAAAAAGTGGAAGGTAGCAGCAAATTACTGAGATTTCAGGTAGACCTTGGTTTTGAACAACGCACCATCTTTTCTGGTATCGCGGCCAGCTATCCAGAGCCGGAAAAACTGGTCGGCCGCATGGTTATTGTGGTGGCCAATTTCGCAGCTCGTAAAATGGCCAAATTCGGTATGTCAGAAGGCATGATTACTTCTGCCGCCGGAAATGGCAAATTGTTTTTACTGGATGTGGATAGTGGTGCCAGACCCGGTATGAAAGTCGGTTGA
- a CDS encoding SCP2 domain-containing protein: MLTLAVLNHLIQQNVELKASWQQYQQRVVALVLPMLTLKGRIDAQGFWQEDSAEAETIITIASTALTKMLIGQQPGVGDIAITGDRALGMAILPLIQALQYDWRDDLARLFGDAIGGKAALELENLYQQGRDISQSIAAQIADYAQESDAVVVSKVQLQQFAAQVEMLRDDTARLAARLSLLQQQRK, encoded by the coding sequence ATGCTGACTTTGGCAGTACTGAATCACCTTATTCAGCAAAATGTTGAACTGAAAGCCAGCTGGCAGCAATACCAGCAACGGGTAGTAGCACTGGTGCTACCAATGCTGACACTCAAAGGCCGCATCGATGCTCAGGGTTTCTGGCAAGAAGACAGCGCCGAAGCTGAAACTATCATTACCATTGCTTCCACCGCTTTGACTAAAATGCTTATTGGCCAGCAACCGGGAGTTGGTGATATTGCAATTACTGGCGACCGTGCATTGGGCATGGCCATTCTGCCGTTGATACAGGCATTACAGTATGACTGGCGTGATGATTTGGCGCGGCTTTTTGGCGATGCCATCGGCGGGAAAGCAGCGCTTGAGCTGGAAAATCTATATCAGCAGGGACGTGACATCAGTCAGAGTATTGCCGCACAGATTGCTGACTATGCGCAGGAAAGCGATGCAGTGGTTGTGAGCAAAGTTCAGTTGCAGCAGTTTGCCGCACAGGTTGAAATGCTGCGCGACGATACAGCTCGCCTTGCAGCCCGCCTCAGCCTTTTGCAACAACAGAGGAAATAA
- a CDS encoding TIGR00730 family Rossman fold protein: MKNIVVYCGSNLGQNKAYFDAAQQLGKEMAQQGYRLVYGGGNIGLMGTIASSVLDHGGEAIGVIPSFLKNLEGAHPGLSELYETSNMTERKNKMIELADAFIAMPGGLGTYEELFEVLSQAQLKLHPHPVGILNVAGFFDPLIQMLQNTVTAGFMPPENMDLLCKATTPAALLDQLRHWQPRDAVKWVTPQWAQQIRDTLC; this comes from the coding sequence ATGAAAAATATCGTTGTCTATTGTGGTTCCAATCTGGGACAGAATAAAGCCTATTTCGATGCAGCCCAGCAACTGGGCAAAGAAATGGCACAACAAGGCTATCGTCTAGTTTACGGAGGTGGCAATATCGGTCTGATGGGTACCATCGCTTCATCTGTGCTTGACCATGGCGGAGAAGCCATAGGCGTAATTCCTAGCTTTTTGAAAAATCTTGAAGGCGCACATCCAGGACTAAGCGAACTGTATGAAACTTCTAATATGACAGAGCGCAAAAACAAAATGATAGAACTGGCTGATGCCTTCATTGCCATGCCCGGTGGTCTGGGTACCTATGAAGAATTATTTGAAGTCTTATCACAGGCACAGCTCAAGCTGCATCCGCATCCAGTAGGAATTCTGAATGTAGCCGGTTTTTTTGATCCATTGATTCAAATGTTGCAAAACACAGTTACCGCCGGTTTCATGCCGCCAGAAAACATGGATTTACTGTGTAAAGCCACAACACCTGCAGCGTTATTAGATCAGTTACGCCACTGGCAGCCGCGAGATGCGGTGAAATGGGTGACTCCGCAATGGGCGCAGCAGATAAGAGATACATTATGCTGA
- the pheA gene encoding prephenate dehydratase, with protein MSDNDKLKPHRDAIDQIDSEILRLLNKRASHAQAIGTLKGEGIVYRPEREAIVLRRIQEQNPGPLSSQAVARLQRAIMSECLALERPLTIAYLGPQGTFTQQAAIKHFGQAAQTQPCTSIDEGFRLVEAQQADYVVTPIENSTEGSVGRSLDLLVTTPLKACGEVNLRIHHQLLRIIDSTENITKVYAHAQALAQCRSWLDKNLPEQTARIAVASNAEAARLAAADSSAAAIASLMAADHYQLRILAQNIEDEPNNTTRFLVLGRNVTTSSGRDKTSLIVAAPNKAGAVHDLLQPFADHHVSMTKLESRPSRGGLWEYVFFIDIEGHQQDADVAAALTALQQRSAFLKIIGSYPQAVI; from the coding sequence ATGTCTGATAACGATAAACTCAAACCACATCGCGATGCCATAGACCAGATAGACAGCGAAATTTTGCGCTTACTGAACAAGCGTGCCAGCCACGCACAGGCTATCGGTACTTTAAAAGGAGAAGGAATCGTCTATCGTCCTGAACGCGAAGCAATTGTTTTGCGCCGTATACAGGAACAGAATCCTGGGCCACTATCCAGTCAGGCGGTTGCCCGTTTACAACGAGCCATTATGAGTGAATGTTTGGCGCTGGAACGACCTTTGACCATTGCTTATCTTGGTCCGCAGGGTACCTTTACCCAGCAAGCAGCGATCAAACACTTTGGTCAGGCCGCGCAGACACAGCCATGCACTTCAATAGACGAAGGATTTCGTCTGGTAGAGGCGCAACAAGCCGATTATGTTGTCACGCCAATTGAAAATTCGACCGAAGGTTCCGTCGGGCGCAGCCTAGATTTGTTGGTAACCACACCATTAAAAGCTTGTGGTGAAGTTAATCTACGCATTCATCATCAATTATTGCGTATCATCGATTCCACAGAAAACATTACTAAAGTTTATGCGCATGCGCAGGCACTAGCACAGTGCCGAAGCTGGTTGGATAAAAATCTGCCCGAGCAAACAGCTCGCATTGCGGTTGCCAGTAATGCCGAAGCAGCACGGCTGGCTGCTGCTGACAGTAGCGCTGCCGCCATTGCTTCTCTAATGGCAGCAGACCATTACCAGTTGCGGATACTGGCTCAGAATATCGAAGACGAACCCAACAATACAACCCGTTTTCTCGTACTTGGGCGCAATGTCACCACTAGTAGTGGGCGCGATAAAACCTCATTGATTGTAGCTGCACCCAACAAAGCAGGTGCCGTACATGATTTGCTCCAGCCTTTTGCAGACCATCATGTATCCATGACCAAACTTGAAAGCCGCCCCAGTCGTGGTGGATTATGGGAATATGTTTTCTTTATTGATATTGAGGGCCATCAGCAAGATGCTGATGTAGCCGCCGCATTGACTGCCTTACAGCAACGTTCAGCATTCCTAAAAATAATCGGTTCTTATCCGCAGGCAGTAATATGA
- a CDS encoding multidrug effflux MFS transporter gives MKATSNQLLINPHHLAFLLSVMVAIMPFSTDIYLSSVPEMASSLHAPIDQIERSLASFMFGVALGQLFGGAISDIKGRKVIAMIGLSVYLLSAIAIVFIDSADELLFWRWIQAIGGGMATVTVGATVRDFFHGNEAAKMFATIGIITLAAPLAAPMLGTALAALGGWRVIFIFLLLYALIVLLCVWRFMPQVKMDIQPLDSQVFHKIKQNFSMVFHEREALGFMFFQTAAFAAMFVFLTESSFLYMNIYGLSPHEYSWAFGANVITMMLFNRITAYRLRTTPARNILLSGVLLQLGCNLLLTIVVWSMNRPPFFLLLGLIMFSIGSQGLIGSNTQACFMSYFRKIGGSANAVLGTMQFLIAATVGWLTTLLHNGSTHVMPTMMLISTSCGAILLWALSRTAWQKKHR, from the coding sequence ATGAAAGCAACCTCCAATCAGTTATTAATCAATCCGCATCATTTGGCTTTTTTATTGTCAGTGATGGTGGCCATTATGCCATTTTCTACAGATATTTATTTGTCTTCTGTGCCGGAAATGGCTTCTTCTCTGCATGCACCTATCGATCAGATTGAACGCAGTTTGGCCAGCTTTATGTTTGGCGTGGCACTGGGACAACTATTTGGGGGAGCAATATCCGATATTAAAGGACGTAAGGTTATTGCCATGATTGGCCTGAGCGTTTATCTGCTTTCAGCCATTGCCATTGTATTCATTGATTCAGCAGATGAGCTGCTGTTTTGGCGCTGGATTCAGGCCATTGGTGGCGGCATGGCCACGGTTACTGTTGGCGCAACCGTGCGTGATTTTTTCCATGGTAATGAAGCTGCAAAAATGTTTGCCACCATTGGTATCATTACCCTTGCTGCTCCATTAGCTGCACCGATGCTGGGTACGGCGCTGGCGGCATTAGGTGGGTGGCGTGTTATTTTTATCTTTCTGTTGCTTTATGCTCTAATTGTGCTGCTATGCGTGTGGCGCTTTATGCCGCAGGTCAAAATGGATATTCAGCCGTTAGATAGTCAGGTATTTCATAAGATAAAACAGAATTTTTCAATGGTTTTCCATGAGCGCGAGGCATTGGGATTCATGTTTTTTCAGACTGCTGCGTTTGCGGCAATGTTTGTTTTTCTCACCGAATCGTCTTTCTTATACATGAATATCTATGGCCTGAGTCCGCATGAGTATTCATGGGCATTCGGTGCCAATGTGATTACCATGATGCTGTTTAATCGGATCACAGCTTACCGTCTGCGTACGACGCCGGCACGCAATATTCTGCTTAGTGGTGTGCTGCTACAACTAGGCTGTAATTTACTGCTGACCATCGTGGTGTGGAGCATGAACCGGCCACCATTTTTTCTGCTATTGGGTCTAATTATGTTTTCCATCGGTTCACAGGGTTTAATTGGTTCCAATACTCAGGCTTGTTTTATGAGCTATTTCCGTAAAATCGGTGGCAGTGCCAATGCCGTACTCGGAACCATGCAATTTTTGATCGCCGCTACTGTTGGCTGGCTGACTACCTTGCTGCATAATGGTTCGACTCATGTGATGCCCACCATGATGTTGATTTCTACTAGTTGCGGTGCCATTTTACTATGGGCTCTGTCGCGCACTGCGTGGCAGAAAAAGCACCGTTGA
- the argF gene encoding ornithine carbamoyltransferase yields MSTVNQNHFLKLLDYTPAEIQNLLDLAARLKTEKKIGVEQPRLSGKNIALIFEKTSTRTRCAFEVAAHDQGAHVTYLDSSGSQIGHKESIRDTARVLGRMYDAIEYRGYGQEIVEQLAEFAGVPVINGLTNEFHPTQMLADLLTMKENCKKPLNQIAYTYVGDARYNMGNSLLVAGAKMGMDVRIGAPRAFWPNDDLVSQCRSIAEQTGARITLTEDAAAAVDQTDFIHTDVWVSMGEAKEVWRERIEQLKSYRVDSQLLAASHNPNVRFMHCLPAIHNRDTGIGQWLFEEFALDGAEVSEDVFESNASIVFEQAENRMHTIKAVLVALLST; encoded by the coding sequence ATGAGTACGGTGAACCAGAATCATTTTTTAAAACTGCTGGACTATACGCCAGCTGAAATTCAGAATCTGCTCGACCTAGCGGCGAGACTGAAAACCGAAAAGAAAATCGGTGTGGAACAACCCCGTCTAAGCGGTAAAAACATTGCTCTGATTTTTGAGAAAACTTCTACCCGTACCCGTTGTGCCTTTGAAGTGGCAGCACACGATCAGGGAGCACATGTAACTTATCTGGACAGTAGCGGCAGTCAGATTGGTCATAAGGAAAGCATTCGTGATACCGCACGTGTTCTCGGCCGCATGTATGATGCGATTGAATACCGAGGTTATGGTCAGGAGATTGTCGAGCAGCTGGCAGAATTTGCCGGTGTGCCGGTGATTAACGGATTAACCAATGAATTTCATCCGACACAGATGTTGGCTGATTTGCTGACTATGAAGGAAAACTGTAAAAAACCTCTAAACCAGATTGCTTATACCTATGTGGGTGATGCGCGTTACAACATGGGTAATTCTTTGCTGGTAGCCGGTGCCAAAATGGGAATGGATGTACGCATCGGCGCACCACGTGCTTTCTGGCCAAACGATGATTTAGTCAGTCAGTGTCGTAGCATAGCTGAGCAGACTGGAGCGCGGATAACTTTAACCGAAGATGCAGCCGCCGCAGTCGATCAAACCGATTTTATCCACACTGATGTCTGGGTATCGATGGGTGAGGCCAAAGAAGTGTGGCGGGAACGGATAGAGCAGCTAAAGTCTTATCGCGTAGATTCACAGTTACTGGCTGCTAGTCACAATCCCAATGTTAGATTCATGCACTGTTTGCCCGCTATTCACAATCGTGATACCGGCATAGGTCAGTGGCTCTTTGAAGAGTTTGCTCTGGATGGTGCTGAAGTGAGTGAGGATGTATTTGAAAGTAATGCATCTATCGTATTTGAGCAGGCAGAAAATCGTATGCACACCATCAAAGCTGTACTGGTGGCATTACTGAGTACCTGA
- the dapE gene encoding succinyl-diaminopimelate desuccinylase has protein sequence MIMEIETLKLAKALIAQPSVTPDDHGCQPLLMSRLSALGFNIETMRFGETDNFYARWGNQGPLICFAGHTDVVPAGDESRWNSPPFTPTEREGKLFGRGAADMKSSVAAFVTACERLLLQQPDLPLRLAMLITSDEEGDGHDGTKRVVETLKQRGELIDYCIVGEPTAVDTLGDMIKNGRRGSLSGTLRVYGRQGHVAYPHLAANPVHLAAAALAELTAMHWDDGNTYFPPTGFQISNIHAGTGATNVIPGELTVQFNFRFSTESSAENLRQRVHTILDKHNLHYDIDWTLSGQPFLTTAGRLTDVAQKAIKSVCGVDAELSTTGGTSDGRFIKNIARELIELGPVNATIHQIDECVDITALAQLSAIYENMLQQLAWPDACLHK, from the coding sequence ATGATAATGGAAATAGAAACACTGAAACTGGCCAAGGCATTGATTGCACAGCCGTCTGTCACACCAGATGATCATGGCTGCCAGCCTCTGCTGATGAGCAGGCTCAGCGCACTTGGTTTTAACATTGAAACCATGCGTTTTGGAGAGACCGATAATTTTTATGCGCGATGGGGCAATCAGGGGCCGCTGATATGCTTTGCCGGGCACACCGATGTGGTACCGGCCGGTGATGAAAGCCGCTGGAACTCGCCTCCATTTACGCCGACAGAGCGTGAAGGCAAATTATTTGGCCGCGGAGCTGCTGATATGAAAAGCAGTGTCGCGGCTTTTGTTACTGCCTGCGAACGCTTACTGCTGCAACAGCCGGATTTGCCACTGCGTTTGGCTATGCTGATTACTTCAGATGAAGAGGGTGATGGACACGATGGCACCAAACGTGTGGTCGAAACCCTGAAACAGCGTGGTGAACTGATTGATTATTGCATTGTTGGTGAGCCTACTGCAGTAGATACACTGGGTGACATGATAAAAAACGGCCGGCGCGGCTCGTTATCCGGCACATTGCGGGTATACGGCCGGCAGGGACATGTGGCTTATCCGCATCTGGCCGCCAACCCTGTCCATTTAGCAGCGGCAGCACTGGCTGAACTCACTGCCATGCACTGGGATGATGGTAATACCTATTTTCCTCCTACCGGTTTTCAGATTTCCAATATACATGCCGGTACTGGTGCCACCAATGTTATTCCAGGCGAGCTTACTGTGCAGTTTAACTTCCGTTTTTCCACTGAATCCAGTGCCGAAAATCTACGTCAGCGTGTACACACTATCTTAGATAAGCATAATTTACACTATGATATAGACTGGACATTGTCCGGACAGCCTTTTCTAACGACTGCTGGTCGTTTAACCGACGTAGCTCAGAAAGCCATCAAGTCTGTTTGCGGTGTGGATGCCGAGCTTTCTACCACGGGCGGTACTTCTGATGGCCGTTTCATTAAAAACATAGCTCGGGAACTCATTGAGCTAGGGCCGGTTAATGCGACCATTCATCAGATTGATGAGTGCGTGGATATTACTGCGCTGGCACAATTATCGGCAATATATGAAAACATGCTTCAGCAGCTGGCTTGGCCTGATGCCTGCCTACATAAATAA